One segment of Ignavibacteria bacterium DNA contains the following:
- a CDS encoding NADH-ubiquinone oxidoreductase-F iron-sulfur binding region domain-containing protein, with the protein MEPVFSKQERKGPVLFSKYNRGDAIKKALKLGREDILFELKSSKLKGRGGAGFPTSTKWMLTAAAKAEEKFLICNADEGEPGTFKDRVLLTEYPELVFDGMVVGGFTIGSKLGMVYLRGEYEYMRKYLEDYLEKMRKDNLLGKNILGSGFDYDIEIRMGAGAYVCGEETALIESLEGNRGEARNRPPYPVNTGYNGRPTSVNNVETLAAVAHIVTKGGDWYAKVGTDKSSGSKLFSVSGDCDKPGVYELPWGTKISELLKLVGAKDAKAVQIGGASGVCIDASKFDRTLAYEDLATGGSVMIFGKNRDMLKVLKNFMEFFVEESCGQCTPCRIGNTKLLKGVEMIERGEFTFDYINKLKELGTTMQIASKCGLGQSSPNSFISILENFKDEILNKTEA; encoded by the coding sequence ATGGAACCAGTATTTAGCAAACAGGAAAGAAAAGGTCCGGTATTGTTTTCCAAGTATAACCGAGGTGATGCGATTAAAAAAGCATTAAAGTTAGGAAGGGAAGACATATTGTTTGAACTTAAGTCTTCGAAATTAAAAGGCAGGGGAGGTGCCGGATTTCCGACATCAACAAAATGGATGTTAACGGCAGCCGCGAAAGCAGAAGAAAAGTTTTTAATCTGTAATGCAGATGAAGGAGAGCCCGGAACGTTTAAAGACAGGGTATTACTAACAGAGTATCCCGAGCTTGTATTTGACGGAATGGTCGTCGGCGGGTTTACGATAGGTTCGAAATTAGGGATGGTATATTTACGCGGAGAATATGAATATATGAGAAAATATCTTGAAGACTATCTTGAGAAGATGCGAAAAGATAATCTTTTAGGAAAAAACATACTCGGTTCCGGATTTGATTATGATATTGAAATCAGAATGGGTGCCGGTGCTTACGTATGCGGAGAAGAGACGGCATTGATTGAATCGCTCGAAGGCAACCGCGGTGAAGCACGCAACCGTCCGCCTTACCCTGTAAACACAGGATACAACGGCAGACCAACCTCTGTTAACAACGTAGAAACCCTGGCAGCAGTTGCACACATAGTTACAAAAGGTGGTGACTGGTATGCAAAAGTCGGAACGGATAAATCCAGCGGTTCGAAGTTATTCTCGGTATCGGGTGATTGCGATAAGCCCGGTGTTTATGAACTTCCGTGGGGAACAAAGATAAGCGAGCTTTTAAAATTAGTAGGAGCAAAAGATGCGAAGGCAGTTCAGATAGGCGGAGCATCCGGAGTATGCATTGATGCTTCAAAGTTTGACAGAACCTTGGCTTACGAAGATTTAGCGACGGGAGGTTCAGTTATGATATTCGGAAAGAACAGAGATATGTTGAAGGTACTGAAGAACTTTATGGAATTCTTTGTGGAAGAATCATGCGGTCAATGTACACCTTGCAGGATAGGAAATACAAAATTGCTTAAGGGTGTTGAAATGATAGAAAGAGGAGAGTTTACTTTTGACTACATCAACAAGCTGAAAGAGCTCGGCACGACGATGCAGATAGCCTCGAAATGCGGACTGGGACAATCGAGTCCGAATTCGTTCATTTCGATACTTGAAAACTTTAAAGATGAAATATTAAATAAAACAGAAGCATAA